A single region of the Micropterus dolomieu isolate WLL.071019.BEF.003 ecotype Adirondacks linkage group LG18, ASM2129224v1, whole genome shotgun sequence genome encodes:
- the LOC123986932 gene encoding cytochrome b-c1 complex subunit 1, mitochondrial — protein MAASVCRVGSTVGRTLAKARSPILLSLRRGQASVSYAQSLVGAPETRLTALDNGLRVASEETGHATCTVGLWISAGSRYETEKNNGAGFFLEHMAFKGTKNHPQTALEQQVEAMGAHLSAYTSREHTAYYMKTLAKDLPKAVELLSEVVQSCSLSEAEIELQRGVVLRELEEVEGNLQEVCLDLLHATAFQGTPLSQSVLGPSNNARTLTRQDLVEYINSHYKAPRMVLAAAGGVNHEELVGLAKSHFSGVSFEYEGDAVPVLSPCRFTGSEIRMRDDALPLAHIAIAVEGASAASPDIVPLMVANSIIGSYDLTYGGGKHLSSRLARLAEEKKLCHSFQAFHSSYSDTGLLGIHFVADKHNIEDMMHWSQNAWMNLCTTVTESDVARGKNALKASLIGQLNGTTPICDDIGRHILNYGRRIPLAEWDARIDAVTPRMVRDICSKYIYDKCPAVAAVGPVEQLPDYNRMRSAMYWLRF, from the exons CCCATCTTGCTGTCTCTGAGGCGTGGACAGGCCTCAGTCAGCTATGCCCAGAGTCTGGTGGGAGCCCCTGAAACTCGCCTCACTGCCCTGGACAATGGTTTGAGAGTTGCCTCTGAGGAGACTGGACATGCTACATGCACA GTTGGACTGTGGATCAGTGCTGGCAGTCGCTATGAGACTGAGAAGAACAATGGAGCAGGCTTCTTCCTGGAGCACATGGCTTTCAAG GGAACCAAGAACCACCCTCAGACAGCCCTAGAGCAGCAGGTGGAGGCTATGGGTGCTCACCTGAGTGCCTACACCTCCAGGGAGCACACTGCATACTACATGAAAACCCTGGCCAAAGATCTCCCTAAAG CTGTGGAGCTGCTGTCAGAGGTGGTGCAGAGCTGCTCGCTGAGCGAGGCAGAGATTGAGCTACAGAGAGGTGTGGTGCTACGTGAGTTAGAGGAAGTCGAGGGTAACCTACAGGAGGTTTGCCTGGACCTGCTGCATGCCACAGCCTTCCAGGGCACTCCTCTATCACAAAGTGTGCTGGGACCCTCCAACAATGCCAG GACTCTGACCCGCCAGGACCTAGTGGAGTACATCAATAGCCACTACAAAGCCCCTCGCATGGTGCTGGCTGCTGCTGGAG GTGTAAACCACGAGGAGTTGGTTGGTTTGGCCAAATCTCACTTCAGCGGAGTGTCTTTTGAGTATGAGGGAGATGCTGTCCCTGTGTTGTCACCCTGCCGATTTACAGGCAGTGAG ATCCGTATGCGTGATGATGCTTTGCCTCTGGCACACATTGCCATCGCTGTGGAGGGGGCCAGTGCTGCCAGCCCAGACATTGTGCCACTCATGGTTGCCAACTCCATCATTGGCAGCTATGACCTCACGTATGGTGGTGGAAAG CATCTGAGCAGCCGTCTGGCTCGCCTGGCAGAGGAGAAGAAACTGTGTCACAGTTTCCAGGCCTTCCACTCCTCCTACAGCGACACCGGCCTGCTGGGCATTCACTTTGTGGCTGATAAGCACAACATCGAAGACATGATGCACTGGTCCCAGAATGCCTG GATGAACCTGTGCACCACAGTGACAGAAAGTGACGTAGCCAGAGGCAAGAACGCTCTGAAGGCCAGCCTGATTGGACAGCTCAATG GAACAACACCAATTTGTGATGACATAGGGAGACACATCCTGAACTATGGCCGGCGTATTCCTCTGGCAGAGTGGGATGCTCGGATTGAT GCCGTGACCCCCAGGATGGTGCGTGACATCTGCTCCAAATATATCTACGATAAGTGTCCGGCTGTGGCAGCTGTTG GCCCTGTCGAGCAGCTACCCGACTACAACAGAATGCGCAGCGCCATGTACTGGCTAAGGTTTTAA
- the LOC123956841 gene encoding urocortin-3-like, with translation MRSLHVCFCLALLLPWCVQSQRSTLAKLDEDTQRDVLAVDILKSSGVLNSLLRSEYHSVHRRARAPRPASQVPKRAQQGSRFALSLDVPTSILSVLIDLAKNQDMRTKAAANAELMARIGKRK, from the coding sequence ATGCGaagtctgcatgtgtgtttctgtctggcTCTGCTCCTGCCTTGGTGTGTCCAGAGCCAGAGGAGCACTCTTGCCAAACTTGATGAAGACACACAAAGGGACGTGCTGGCTGTTGACATCCTGAAAAGCAGCGGCGTGTTGAACTCGTTGCTCCGATCAGAGTATCACAGTGTGCACCGGCGAGCACGAGCCCCGCGTCCAGCCTCCCAGGTGCCAAAGAGAGCCCAGCAGGGGTCCCGCTTCGCCCTGTCCCTCGATGTTCCCACCAGCATACTCAGCGTCCTCATAGACCTGGCCAAAAACCAGGACATGAGAACCAAGGCAGCAGCCAATGCAGAACTGATGGCACGAATAGGCAAGAGGAAATAA